The candidate division WOR-3 bacterium DNA segment AAAATAAGATAAAAAAATATCTTCACAGGTGTTTTCCCTAAATAATAAAAATGATACTTAAGCGAAAATTTGAATAAAACCTTTTTATCTACTGAAAAAGTTTAAATAAGAAATTACTAAATCACATTTTGGTATACTTATTCTTATAAAAACAAAATTTTAATAAGAAAAAAGTGAAGGTATTTTTTTAAAGGTATCCGAGCATAAAAATAATAAAAACCTTCAGAAATATATAACAAGAAAGCAAATAAAAAAAATTAAAAATTTTGACTTTTTCTTTTGAATTTATTATAATTTCCTTTATGAGCAAAGCTTTATTAAGTGGTAATGAAGCAGTTGCCCGTGGTGCTTATGAAGCAGGTTGTTTAGTTGCCTGCGCCTATCCAGGAACCCCTTCTACCGAAATTTTAGAAGAGATTTCTAAATATAAGGAAATCTATTGTGAATGGTCAGTAAATGAAAAGGTTGCCTTGGAGGTTGCTTTGGGTGCAGCACTTGCTGGTGCCCGTTCTTTGTGTGCAATGAAGCATGTTGGTTTAAATGTTGCCAGTGACCCATTATTCTCTTCAGCTTATATTGGTGTCAACGGTGGCTTTATTATTGTTACCTGTGATGACCCAGGTATGCATTCTTCCCAAAATGAACAAGATAATAGATTTTATGGACTTTTTGCCAAAATTCCAGTAATATGCCCAAGCGATTCCCAAGAAGCAAAGGATTTGACAATTAAGGCATTTGAAATTAGTGAAGAGTTTGATATCCCAATTATTTTAAGAATGACAACAAGGGTTTCTCATTGTAAATCAGTTGTAAGTTTAGGCGAAAGAATAGAGAAGGAGATTAGGGGATATAAGAAAGATGTGAGTAAAACAAATCTTTTGCCCCAGTTTGCTAAAAGAAGGCATATATTATTAGAAGAGAAGATAGAAAAATTAAAAGAATATAGCAATAATTTTTCTTATAACCGATTTGAAAAAGGAAATAGTGATTTATTAATAATTGCTGATGGTGTTGCCTATCAATATGCGAAAGAGGTCTTTAAAGATGCTTCCTTTTTGAAATTGACAATGGTTTATCCATTTCCTGATAAATTGGTAAGGGAAATCTGTCAGAATTATAAAGAGATAATTGTTGTGGAAGAGGTTGACCCTTTTATTGAATTAATGGTAAGAAGTTTGGGATTTAAAGTCAAGGGAAAGGATTATCTGCCAAAGTTTGATGAGTTAAATCCCGATAAGTTAAAAGTTTTTATAAAAAGAGAGATAAAAGAAGAAGTAAAGACTGATAATCTACCAAGAAGACCACCTGCTTTATGTCCTGGTTGTCCACATATTGGGACTTTTTATTTATTACAAAAGAAAGATTATATTATTACTGGTGATATTGGTTGTTATACTTTGGGTGCCTTAGCACCCCATTACGCAATGGATACGTGTGTCTGTATGGGTGCTTCTATTACCTTGGCTTGTGGTATTGAAAAGGTAAATAAAAGAATTAATGACGAAAGACCAATAATAGCCGTTATTGGGGATTCCACTTTTTTTCATATGGGACTTCCTGGACTTTTGAATATGGTTTATAATAAATGTAATATTATTCTTTTTATTTTGGATAATGAAACAACCGGTATGACCGGTCATCAAGACCATCCAGGAACCGGTAAAACATTAATGAAAGAAGAGACAAAAAGAATATTGCCAGAAGATATTGCTCGGGCTTGTGGTGTTGAGCAGGTTTATGTATTAAATCCTTACAAAATAAAAGAGAATAAAAAAATTATTGATAAACTTTTAAAAGAGAGAAAACAAGCAGTTGTTGTGATGAGGGAACCTTGTATTTTCTTAAAGAAAAGAGAAAAACCAAAAGAGATAGATATTGAATTGTGTACTGGTTGTAAACTTTGTATTAGGTTAGGTTGTCCAGCAATCTCTTATGAAGATAGCAAAGCAAAGATTAATAAAATTTTCTGTGTGGGTTGCGGAATGTGTGTTGAAGTCTGTCCAAAAGGAGCAATAAAATGAATACTATTAACATTATTATTTGTGGAATTGGTGGTCAAGGAGTATTACTTTTATCTGATATTTTAGGCGAAGTAGCAATGGAGAATGGATTTTTAGTTAAAAAAAGTGAAGTAAAAGGAATGGCACAAAGAGGCGGCAGTGTTATTAGCCATTTAAGATTTGGTGAAGAAGTTTATTCACCATTAATCCCTTTAAAAGAAGCAGATTTTCTTTTAAGTATGGAGAAGTTAGAAGCATTAAGATACTTAGATTATTTAAAAGAAGACGGAATTTTGATTACCGATAATTTTTATCTTCCACCATTACCAGTTTTGATTGGTGAAAATGAATTTGATTCTAATATTATTGATAAAAATTTAAAGGAAAGGGTAAAAAATCTTTATTATGTTCCAGCCCAAAACATTGCCAAGGAACTTGGTGATGTTCGAGTTAGCAATATTATCTTGCTCGGCTTTTTATCTAACTTTTTAGATTTTAAATTAGAAGATTATTTCAAAGTATTAGAAAGAAATATTAAAAAAGAGTATTTAGAAATAAACAAAAAAGCCTTCCAGAAAGGAAGAGAGTTCTTCTCTCATTAATTAAAATGTGTGGTGTTATTGGAATTTATGGTAATGATGATGTAGTATATGAAATTTATGAAGGATTGATTGCCCTTCAACATCGGGGACAAGATTCTTGCGGCATAATTACTTATAATGGGATGTTTCATTTAAAAAGGGGGATGGGATTAGTTAATAATGTTTTTAACGAAAAGAATATTGCTCGACTAAAAGGCAAAATAGGAATTGGTCATGTTCGATATCCAACAATTGGTGTTGGCAGTTTAGAGGATGCCCAACCTTTTTATATTAACTATCCCTTTGGAATTGCAATGGCTCATAATGGTAATGTAACTAACTATTACGAATTGAGAGAACTTTTAGAAAAGAGATTTTATAGAAAACTTACTTCTTATTCGGATGTGGAAGTGATTTTAAATATGTTTGGTGTCTTTTTAGAGAAACATATTGATACCAAAAATTTCTTTAATGCTTTATGTGAGGCAACAAAACAGGTATTTAAATATGTGAAAGGTAGTTATTCGGTAGTGGGAATTATTGCTGATTATGGAATTTTTGCTTTTCGGGACCCCTATGGAATAAAACCATTAGTTTTTGGCAAGAAAAATAATAATTGTTATGCCTTTGCTTCTGAAAGTGTTGCCTTTGATATGCTTGATTTTGAACTTATTCGTGATGTTTATCCTGGAGAAATAATCTTCATCGATAAAGATAGAAAAGTTTATTCCAAAAGATTAAAAAGAGAAAAGAGAAATTATCCTTGTATTTTTGAATATGTCTATTTTGCTCGACCCGATTCAATAATTGATGGGATTGGTGTTTATGAGGCAAGATTGAGATTGGGTGAAGAACTGGGCAAAGAATGTTTAAAAGAGAATATTCAGCCGGATGTTGTGATTCCAGTGCCCGATACTGCTAGAGCAGCTGCTTTCAGTGTAAGTAAAATTCTAAAAGTTGATTGTAAAGAAGGATTGATAAAAAATCGGTATATTCCAAGAACTTTTATTATGCCTACTCAAAAAGAAAGAGAAATAAAAGTGAGGCAGAAACTTAATCCAATAAAAAGTGAGATTGAAAATAAAAAGGTATTGGTTGTTGACGATTCTATCGTACGTGGTACAACTTCTAAGGAGATAGTTTTATTATTAAGAAAGACAAAGGCAAAAGAGGTTTATTTAGCAATTACCTGTCCGCCTTTAAGATTTCCCTGTGTTTATGGAATAGATATGATGACAAGAGGTGAATTTATTGCGAGAAAATATAGCATTGAAAAGATAAAAGAAATTATCGGTGCTGATAAACTTATCTACCAAACAATTGAAGGGTTAATAAGAGCGGTAGGTGGTGGTAAAAGAAAAGATTTCTGTACTGCCTGCTTTACTGGTATTTATCCAACAAAAATAAAAAAGAAAGAGATTGAAAAATTAGAAAAAGAAAGAATAAAACAAAAGATTATTTTATAAAAGGAGGAAAAAATGAAAGAGTATAAAAATTTTATTGATGGTAAATGGGTGCCATCAGTTACTGGTAAAACTTATGAAGATAGAAATCCGGCAAATTATGATGAAGTAATTGGAATTTTTCCTCAATCTAATTATGAAGATGTTGAAAAGGCAATAAAAGCGGCAAAAAAGGCATATGAATATTGGAAAAAAATACCAGCACCAAAAAGGGGAGAGATTTTAAGAAAAGCCGGTGAGATAATGCTCCAAAGAAAAGAAGAATTGGCAAGATTAATGACCCAAGAAATGGGAAAGATTTTAAAAGAAGCAAGAGGTGATGTCCAAGAAGGGATTGATACTGCCTTTTATGCCTTTGGTGAAGGTAGAAGGCTATTCTCTTATACTACAACAAGCGAACTACCTAACAAAATGGCATTTGTTATAAGACAACCAATCGGTGTTTGGGGAATTATTACTCCTTGGAATTTTCCCATTGCTATTCCTTCTTGGAAAATATTTCCTGCCTTATTATGTGGTAATACCGTTGTATTTAAACCAGCAACTGATACGCCGGCTTGTGCAGCAAAATTAGTTGAAATTCTTGCCGAAGCAGGTGTTCCTGATGGTGTTGTTAATTTGGTATTCGGTAAAGGTGGAGAAGTAGGGGAGGCGATTTTAAACCATCCTGATATAAGAGGAGTATCTTTTACTGGTTCCAGTGAAGTTGGTAAAAGAATTGGTGAAGTGTGTGGTAAAATGCTTAAAAAGTGTTCATTAGAATTGGGTGGTAAGAATGCTCAGATTGTTTTAAATGATGCCAATTTAGATTTGGCATTAGAAGGAGTTTTATGGGGTGCCTTTGGAACCACCGGTCAAAGATGTACTGCTACTTCAAGATTAATTTTAGAAGAAGGAATCTATGATGAATTTGTTGAAAGACTAATTGAAAGGGCAAAGAAAATAAAGATTGGTAACGGTTTAAAAGAAGATACTGAAATGGGACCACTAATTAATGAAAGCCAAAGAAAAAGGGTTGATGAATATGTAAAGATTGGGATAAA contains these protein-coding regions:
- the iorA gene encoding indolepyruvate ferredoxin oxidoreductase subunit alpha, which produces MSKALLSGNEAVARGAYEAGCLVACAYPGTPSTEILEEISKYKEIYCEWSVNEKVALEVALGAALAGARSLCAMKHVGLNVASDPLFSSAYIGVNGGFIIVTCDDPGMHSSQNEQDNRFYGLFAKIPVICPSDSQEAKDLTIKAFEISEEFDIPIILRMTTRVSHCKSVVSLGERIEKEIRGYKKDVSKTNLLPQFAKRRHILLEEKIEKLKEYSNNFSYNRFEKGNSDLLIIADGVAYQYAKEVFKDASFLKLTMVYPFPDKLVREICQNYKEIIVVEEVDPFIELMVRSLGFKVKGKDYLPKFDELNPDKLKVFIKREIKEEVKTDNLPRRPPALCPGCPHIGTFYLLQKKDYIITGDIGCYTLGALAPHYAMDTCVCMGASITLACGIEKVNKRINDERPIIAVIGDSTFFHMGLPGLLNMVYNKCNIILFILDNETTGMTGHQDHPGTGKTLMKEETKRILPEDIARACGVEQVYVLNPYKIKENKKIIDKLLKERKQAVVVMREPCIFLKKREKPKEIDIELCTGCKLCIRLGCPAISYEDSKAKINKIFCVGCGMCVEVCPKGAIK
- a CDS encoding indolepyruvate oxidoreductase subunit beta, which encodes MNTINIIICGIGGQGVLLLSDILGEVAMENGFLVKKSEVKGMAQRGGSVISHLRFGEEVYSPLIPLKEADFLLSMEKLEALRYLDYLKEDGILITDNFYLPPLPVLIGENEFDSNIIDKNLKERVKNLYYVPAQNIAKELGDVRVSNIILLGFLSNFLDFKLEDYFKVLERNIKKEYLEINKKAFQKGREFFSH
- the purF gene encoding amidophosphoribosyltransferase — protein: MCGVIGIYGNDDVVYEIYEGLIALQHRGQDSCGIITYNGMFHLKRGMGLVNNVFNEKNIARLKGKIGIGHVRYPTIGVGSLEDAQPFYINYPFGIAMAHNGNVTNYYELRELLEKRFYRKLTSYSDVEVILNMFGVFLEKHIDTKNFFNALCEATKQVFKYVKGSYSVVGIIADYGIFAFRDPYGIKPLVFGKKNNNCYAFASESVAFDMLDFELIRDVYPGEIIFIDKDRKVYSKRLKREKRNYPCIFEYVYFARPDSIIDGIGVYEARLRLGEELGKECLKENIQPDVVIPVPDTARAAAFSVSKILKVDCKEGLIKNRYIPRTFIMPTQKEREIKVRQKLNPIKSEIENKKVLVVDDSIVRGTTSKEIVLLLRKTKAKEVYLAITCPPLRFPCVYGIDMMTRGEFIARKYSIEKIKEIIGADKLIYQTIEGLIRAVGGGKRKDFCTACFTGIYPTKIKKKEIEKLEKERIKQKIIL
- a CDS encoding aldehyde dehydrogenase family protein, translated to MKEYKNFIDGKWVPSVTGKTYEDRNPANYDEVIGIFPQSNYEDVEKAIKAAKKAYEYWKKIPAPKRGEILRKAGEIMLQRKEELARLMTQEMGKILKEARGDVQEGIDTAFYAFGEGRRLFSYTTTSELPNKMAFVIRQPIGVWGIITPWNFPIAIPSWKIFPALLCGNTVVFKPATDTPACAAKLVEILAEAGVPDGVVNLVFGKGGEVGEAILNHPDIRGVSFTGSSEVGKRIGEVCGKMLKKCSLELGGKNAQIVLNDANLDLALEGVLWGAFGTTGQRCTATSRLILEEGIYDEFVERLIERAKKIKIGNGLKEDTEMGPLINESQRKRVDEYVKIGIKEGAKLACGGKYYEEGECKKGFFYEPTIFLDVKEDMKIFQEEIFGPVLSVIKAKDFEEAIRILNNSRYGLSSSIYTNDIRKAAKAIEMIEAGITYVNAPTIGAECHLPFGGVKETGNGHREGGWTVYDIFSELKTVYIDYSGILQKAQIDTWEK